The window AGTTGGAATGGAAGCATCAGTTTTGAGCTCAATTTTACATTCTACTCTACGAGCTTCCTCTCCTTTCATTTGGGCAATTGTCTCTCTTATAAGTTTGCAGTATAGGTCGTAGCCAATAGCCGCAATTTGTCCTGATTGCGCCTCCCCGAGAATATTTCCTCCTCCTCTGATTTCAAGGTCATGCATTGCGACTTTGAAGCCTGACCCAAGATCAGTAGTCTCCTCGATTACTCTCAAACGCTTTATTGCGTCCTTCGTCATTGCCTTGTCATGAGGGACAAGAATATAGGCATATGATTGAGTCCGACTTCGCCCTACCCTTCCTCTCAATTGATAGAGTTGAGCCAATCCTAATTTGTCTGCACGGTTGATTATAATTGTATTTACAGAAGGAATATCTATACCTGACTCAATAATCGTTGTAGATAGAAGGAGGTCAAATTTTTTATTGATAAAATCAATCATTATTCTTTCAAGCTCTGATGTTTTCATTTGTCCATGGGCAACGCCAATTTTTATTTCAGGCACAAGTTTTTCAAGAAAATTCTTCATTGCTTCGATACTTTGCACTCTATTGTGGACAAAATAGATTTGCCCTCCTCTTTCCTTTTCATTTAAAATGCCCTTTCGTATTATATTTTTGTTGAAGGCAGATACAAATGTTTTTATTGGCAATCGGTCTTCAGGAGGAGTTTCTATAATACTTATATCCCGTATTCCCATCAGTGAAAATTGAAGAGTGCGCGGAATTGGTGTTGCAGTCAAAGTTAAAACATCTACATCTTTCTTTATATTCTTTAATTTTTCTTTGTGCTTTACTCCAAAGCGATGCTCTTCATCTATTATAAGCAATCCAAGGTCACGAAATCTCAATCTGTTTATGACCAAAGCATGGGTGCCGATAACTATATCAATTTTCCCTTCTTCTAAATCATCGATAATCTTTTTTTGATATTTTTTGGAAACAAAGCGTGAAAACATCTCAATGCGTATTGGAAACCCTGAAAATCTCTCCTGAAAAGTTTTAAAATGCTGATGAGCAAGAATTGTTGTAGGTACGAGGACCGCTACCTGCTTTCCGTCCAAAACAGCTTTGAAAGCGGCACGCATTGCAACTTCGGTTTTGCCATATCCTACATCTCCACAGATAAGTCTATCCATTGGGACAGGAGATTCCATATCTCTTTTGACCTCTTCAATGGCTTTTGCTTGATGTGGAGTTTCTTCATATTCGAATTTTGATTCAAATTCCCGCAGCCAATTATCGTCAGGTGAAAATGCAAAACCTTTACTCATCTGCCGCAATGCATAAAGTTCGACAAGCTCTTTCGCAATTGAGTCAATTGCCTTTTGGACTCTTTCCTTTCTTTTGATCCATCCTGTGCCTCCAAGACGATCAATTACCGGCTTCGTCCCTTTTACGCCGATATATTTTTGTACGAGATGAAAATTATCGATTGGCACATAAAGTTTTTCTCCTCCAGAATATTCAATCAGGAGAAAATCTATTTGCCGCCCTTCCGTTATCATGCTTTGAATGCCTTTAAATATTCCAATACCATATTCAGTATGTACGACATAGTCCCCCTCTTTTAGGGATTCAAAGGTAGATGCCGACTTTACCGGAGTTACTGTTTTTTTTCTGTAGATTTCTCTTTTTGTTCCAAAAATATCCTTTTCTGTTACAAAGACGAGCCGCAAATCTTCTGAGATAAATCCTTCCGACAGAAAGCCAATCAAAATTAGAGGAGGTTGTGGGGATTTATAGTCAAATTGGAGAATATCAAACTTTCTTTCTTTCAAAAATCCAATGGACAGATTATAATCCATAAACATCTTGATCAGTCTTTCACCCCTTGCTTTTGAAGCCGCCGATATGAAAACAGCAAATCCTTCATCACGATATTTTTTTATCTCCTTTGCTACAGAATAAAACCTGTCAGTCCTTTTTAATTCATCTATATGAAGGAAATCTGTATGCTTGATATCAACTTTGATGCTGTTTTCATCTGAAGGTATAGGCGAAAGATTAATCTCATCAAAATTTAAAAGTTTTTCATTGACTGCTTCTTTATTCAAAGCCAATTCATCCAACTCAAGAGACGGAATTCCTCTCCTGATATTCTCTTCTCTTGCTATTTCATAGTTTTTGTAGTTTTCATCGATGGTTTTCAAAATGGATTTTTTATCATCAAGAATAATGAGAGCATCTTCTGAAAAATAATCAAACAAGCTACTTTTAGATGAATAAAAAAGGGGGAGATAATTTTCTATTCCCTGAAAATACTCACCTTCTTCAATAAGTCTCAAGATTTTTTTAGCGTAATTGGTTTCAATAAGTTCAGGAAATTTTGATAAGAATTTTTCTTTAAGCATATAATATTTTTCATCATATACCACTTCTCTTACCGGCAGGATCGAAGCAGTCAATATCTTTCGCAATGATTTTTGTGTAAATTGGTCAAACTCCCTGATTGACGCAACTTCATCTCCGAATAATTCAATTCGCACCGGATATTCATAGTTCCCTGAAAAAAAATCTATAATTCCCCCTCTGACACTGAATTCGCCTCTTTGTTCAACAAAATCTCTTCTTTTATATCCTGTGCTAATCAAATAATGAATCAATTCATCACGGTCTATTAAATCTCCTGTATCAATTTCTCTGAATTTATCTTCCAAATATTCTTTTGGCATCAAGAAAAGCTGTAACGATGAAGGCACTGTAATAAATATGCCCTTTCCTTTAATCATTTCCAAAAGGCATTCAATCCTTTGTGACGCTATTTCTTGGTCTGGCGAGAATTCTTCATAAATATCTGTATCTCTTGGCGGGAAATAGTGAACTTTTAAATCCTTTTCTCTATTTTGATTGAAAAAATATTCTTTAAAGAACAAAATGTCTTCATAAAAAGATTTTGCCTTCTCTTCGTTTTGTGCAATATAGATGATTTGTTTATCTTTGTGATGGAACCAGGACAATAGGAGTGCAAATGACGCCCCTGTCAAGCCGCATATTTCACTTTTTTTAGGGGCCGATGATTCAAGGATATTTTTGATCTTTTCGAATATTTCTGAGAACTTGGCTTCCATAACATATGGCTACCTCAATTTCATAACATTCCTCACTTTTTCCATCATTTTTTCTGCTTCATTATATGCTCTCTCTTTCCCTTTTTTGCGAATAGAAGATATCTGTTCTCTATCAGATGAAATTTTTGCCCGCTTCTCTGAATATTCAACAAAAAACTCTTCGATATTATTAAATAGAATTTTTTTGCAATCGACACAACCTATAGAAGCATCTTTGCAGGAGTCTTCAATTTTTTTGACTTCCTCACTTTTGCTGAAAACTTTGTGATAGGCATAGACTGGACATACCTCTGGATTGCCGGGATCATTTCTTCTCACGCGTTGAGGGTCTGTTACCATTGTTTTTATCTTTTTCTCGATTTCCTCAGGCGAATCAGCAAGATAGATACAGTTATCGAAGCTTTTACTCATTTTTCTTCCATCTGTTCCGGGAAGTTTTGGAGTAGAAGTTAGAAGCGGCTGAGGTTCAATGAAAACTGTCTCCCCATAAATAAAATTAAACCTTCTTGCAATTTCTCTTGCCAGTTCAATATGAGGCACTTGATCTATTCCTACTGGAACAACATCTGCTGAATACAAAAGAATATCTGCAGTTTGCAAAAGGGGATAACCAAGAAAACCATAAGTTGATAAGTCTCTGTTTGATAAATTTTCCTTTGTCTCCTTATAAGAAGGGACCCTTTCCAACCATGGAATTGGAGTTATCATTGATAAAAGGAGATGAAGTTCAGAATGCTGAAGGACATCCGATTGGACAAAAATCGTTGCTTTCTCAGGATCGATTCCTGCCGCAAGCCAATCGATAATCATTTCGTCTGTATATTTTCTTATATTTGAAGCATCCTGATATTCAGTTGTCAAGGCATGCCAATCTGCTACGAAATAGAAACAATCATCATTTATCTGCATCTTTTTCCAATTTTCCAAAACTCCTATATAATGACCTAAATGAAGATTTCCAGTCGGTCTCATTCCACTTAATACTCTTCTTTTCCCTTTGCTCATTTTTTTCTCCATTTCTTTAACTGACTCCAATAAGTGAAAAAATTAAATTGCTCAGTGGTGTAATAATCATACCTAACACATTTGTAAAGAATAGAGCCATAATTATTATAAAACCATAAGGCCTGAGTCTTTCATAGGCAATGGCTTTTGATGGCGGCAAAAGTCCTAAAAGAACACCGCTTCCATCGAGAGGAAAGACAGGAATCATATTGAAAATTGCAAGTATCACATTGATTCTGATACTCATATAAATAAAAATCATCAATGGCTCTATTATTTTTGAATTATTTAAAACACTGGACGAGTTGACTGAATGAATAAATAATTTGAATATAATGGCAAAGATTATGGCAAGCATAAGATTGCTCAAAGGTCCTGCAAAGGAAATCCACAAATTGTCTTTTCTGGGGTTTTTGAGATTTCTTATATCTACGGGTACTGGTTTTGCCCAACCAATCAAAAATCCGCTTCCTGAAACAAGAATGAGCAAAGGAAGGATTAAAGTTCCTATTGGGTCAATATGAGGAATAGGGTTTATGGTCATTCTTCCCATCCGTTTTGCAGTATCATCTCCAAAGTAGTTGGCGCTCAGTGCATGGAAGCATTCATGGACAGATATAGAAAGAAGAAGCGCCATAAAACTTACAATTGAATATGAAAGATTCATTTTTAGTCGAGAGAACCCTTTGGATATGACCCAAGAATATTGAGAAAAAGACAATTTGCCTCGAGCTTTGCAAGCGCTCTCTTCACAGCCCTATTCTCAATGTGTCCCAAGAAATCTATATAGAATATATACTCCCATGGCTTTTTTTTCGATGGCCTCGATTCAATCTTTGTCAAACTTATTCGATTTTCTGAAAAAAAGGAAAGAGCATCATGCAAAGCCCCTGCCCTATCATTCACTGCAAAAATAATCGAAGTTTTATCCTTTCCTGTTTTTTCATTGATTTCTTTTCCCAAAATTAGAAACCTTGTAAAATTATTGACACTATCTTCAATATGCTCATAAACAGGTTTTAGATTATAGATGTCACTAGCCATTTTACTTGCAATGGCGCCCTTGGTTTTATCCTTTGAAGCAATTTTTGCAGCCATAGAGGTGCTTGACACCGTTTCAATTTTGACTGAGGGCATATTTTTTGTTAGCCATTCCCTGCATTGCGCTATTGGTTGGGGATGGCTAACGATTGTTTTTATATCTTCCGCTTTACCTGTAATATTCATTAAGTTATGGTTTATCTTCAAAAAAATCTCTCCGGTAATTTTCAGCGAAAATTCGAGAAAAAGATCGAGAGTTTCATTCACCGTTCCTTCATAGGAGTTTTCAATCGGGACAACTCCAAAAGAAGCACTCCCCTTCTCAACATCTTCAAAGACATCCTTTAAAAAAAGTTTAGGAACAACATTGGAAGATTTGCCGAAATGCTTTATGCTTGCTAAATGGGAAAAGGATGCCTCCGGGCCTAAGCAGGAAATTACGATAGGCGCTTCAAGAGAGCGGGTTGCCGATATTATCTCTTTGAAGATTCCCTTCATCACTGACGAGGAAAAGGGTCCCGGATTTTCTTTTTCAATTCTTTTCAAAATTTCCTCTTCACGGTGAGGAACAAGAATCCTGCTGTTGTTTTTTTTCTTGATATTCCCTATTTGTCTGGCAATTTTGCCTCTTTCACTTAGAAGTCTCAAAATTTTTGAATCAATAGCATCTATTTTTTTTCGTAAATCCTCAATTTTGTTTTTCATCTGTCTTATAAAAATAATATGTAATATATGACTTTATCTTTATCATTAAAATAGCTATGTTACAAAATTTATATACCAAATTCTTTTTCTATTAAAGCATTTTCTTAAAGGAATATGAAAAAAAGAATTTCAATATATGCAGACGAGGGTGCTTCACACTCATTTATATGGTTAATAAAGTTTTTTAAAAAGCATAAATTATATTCTGTCAATTTCGTTTCTTCGCAAAATATAAAAGAAGGCTGTTTGTCGAAATGCGATGTATTGATTATCTCCGGAGG of the Candidatus Schekmanbacteria bacterium genome contains:
- the mfd gene encoding transcription-repair coupling factor encodes the protein MEAKFSEIFEKIKNILESSAPKKSEICGLTGASFALLLSWFHHKDKQIIYIAQNEEKAKSFYEDILFFKEYFFNQNREKDLKVHYFPPRDTDIYEEFSPDQEIASQRIECLLEMIKGKGIFITVPSSLQLFLMPKEYLEDKFREIDTGDLIDRDELIHYLISTGYKRRDFVEQRGEFSVRGGIIDFFSGNYEYPVRIELFGDEVASIREFDQFTQKSLRKILTASILPVREVVYDEKYYMLKEKFLSKFPELIETNYAKKILRLIEEGEYFQGIENYLPLFYSSKSSLFDYFSEDALIILDDKKSILKTIDENYKNYEIAREENIRRGIPSLELDELALNKEAVNEKLLNFDEINLSPIPSDENSIKVDIKHTDFLHIDELKRTDRFYSVAKEIKKYRDEGFAVFISAASKARGERLIKMFMDYNLSIGFLKERKFDILQFDYKSPQPPLILIGFLSEGFISEDLRLVFVTEKDIFGTKREIYRKKTVTPVKSASTFESLKEGDYVVHTEYGIGIFKGIQSMITEGRQIDFLLIEYSGGEKLYVPIDNFHLVQKYIGVKGTKPVIDRLGGTGWIKRKERVQKAIDSIAKELVELYALRQMSKGFAFSPDDNWLREFESKFEYEETPHQAKAIEEVKRDMESPVPMDRLICGDVGYGKTEVAMRAAFKAVLDGKQVAVLVPTTILAHQHFKTFQERFSGFPIRIEMFSRFVSKKYQKKIIDDLEEGKIDIVIGTHALVINRLRFRDLGLLIIDEEHRFGVKHKEKLKNIKKDVDVLTLTATPIPRTLQFSLMGIRDISIIETPPEDRLPIKTFVSAFNKNIIRKGILNEKERGGQIYFVHNRVQSIEAMKNFLEKLVPEIKIGVAHGQMKTSELERIMIDFINKKFDLLLSTTIIESGIDIPSVNTIIINRADKLGLAQLYQLRGRVGRSRTQSYAYILVPHDKAMTKDAIKRLRVIEETTDLGSGFKVAMHDLEIRGGGNILGEAQSGQIAAIGYDLYCKLIRETIAQMKGEEARRVECKIELKTDASIPTSFIADSMKRVSAYRRISEIEDFNELDELKKEFIDKYGPLPPSFEKLFLIAALRIKGREMFIDSIAEDSEGIIFNFSKQFKPSENLLNKILSCEKYKVRFRNENSLLLKADDLGKDKTEIALSFIEYLN
- the trpS gene encoding tryptophan--tRNA ligase is translated as MEKKMSKGKRRVLSGMRPTGNLHLGHYIGVLENWKKMQINDDCFYFVADWHALTTEYQDASNIRKYTDEMIIDWLAAGIDPEKATIFVQSDVLQHSELHLLLSMITPIPWLERVPSYKETKENLSNRDLSTYGFLGYPLLQTADILLYSADVVPVGIDQVPHIELAREIARRFNFIYGETVFIEPQPLLTSTPKLPGTDGRKMSKSFDNCIYLADSPEEIEKKIKTMVTDPQRVRRNDPGNPEVCPVYAYHKVFSKSEEVKKIEDSCKDASIGCVDCKKILFNNIEEFFVEYSEKRAKISSDREQISSIRKKGKERAYNEAEKMMEKVRNVMKLR
- the pheA gene encoding prephenate dehydratase, with amino-acid sequence MKNKIEDLRKKIDAIDSKILRLLSERGKIARQIGNIKKKNNSRILVPHREEEILKRIEKENPGPFSSSVMKGIFKEIISATRSLEAPIVISCLGPEASFSHLASIKHFGKSSNVVPKLFLKDVFEDVEKGSASFGVVPIENSYEGTVNETLDLFLEFSLKITGEIFLKINHNLMNITGKAEDIKTIVSHPQPIAQCREWLTKNMPSVKIETVSSTSMAAKIASKDKTKGAIASKMASDIYNLKPVYEHIEDSVNNFTRFLILGKEINEKTGKDKTSIIFAVNDRAGALHDALSFFSENRISLTKIESRPSKKKPWEYIFYIDFLGHIENRAVKRALAKLEANCLFLNILGSYPKGSLD
- a CDS encoding site-2 protease family protein, with the translated sequence MNLSYSIVSFMALLLSISVHECFHALSANYFGDDTAKRMGRMTINPIPHIDPIGTLILPLLILVSGSGFLIGWAKPVPVDIRNLKNPRKDNLWISFAGPLSNLMLAIIFAIIFKLFIHSVNSSSVLNNSKIIEPLMIFIYMSIRINVILAIFNMIPVFPLDGSGVLLGLLPPSKAIAYERLRPYGFIIIMALFFTNVLGMIITPLSNLIFSLIGVS